A part of Setaria viridis chromosome 8, Setaria_viridis_v4.0, whole genome shotgun sequence genomic DNA contains:
- the LOC117866866 gene encoding regulatory-associated protein of TOR 1 isoform X2, whose translation MALGDLMASRLVRSSSSPSPSPAAPPAPLPNHHHNHVTDDLPVANGPEPRNGLEPAEVEKPEPVAYLPHVVVLCEQRHEALDEAAAAAAGPSTTGLVSKWRPKDRMKTGCVALVLCLNISVDPPDVIKISPCARMECWIDPFSMAPPKALENIGKTLHSQYERWQPKARYKLQLDPTVEEVKKLCNTCRKYARSERVLFHYNGHGVPKPTANGEIWVFNKSYTQYIPLPITDLDSWLKTPSIYVFDCSAAGIIVKAFLERLDWSSSSSASSQKDCILLAACEAHQTLPQSAEFPADVFTACLTTPIKMALHWFCKRSLLRGSMDHSLIDQIPGRQNDRKTLLGELNWIFTAITDTIAWNVLPHDLFQRLFRQDLLVASLFRNFLLAERIMRSANCSPISYPLLPPTHQHHMWDAWDMAAEICLSKLPQLIADPNAEFQPSPFFTEQLTAFEVWLDHGSEDKKPPEQLPIVLQVLLSQSHRFRALVLLGRFLDMGPWAVDLALSVGIFPYVLKLLQTSAMELRQILVFIWTKILSLDKSCQVDLVKDGGHAYFIRFLDSLDAYPEQRAMAAFVLAVIVDGHRRGQEACINAGLIDVCLRHLQPENPHDAQTEPLLLQWLCLCLGKLWEDFPEARLLGLQSNAPEIVAFLLAETQPEVRASAVFALGNLLDMGSTSLNGVDDDSDDDEKLKAEINVVRSLLQVSSDGSPLVRSEVAIALTRFALGHNKYLKSVAAEYWKPQTNSLLKSLPSLANISSPNNVYSSNNIRQGSSGLASHIGPVLRVGSDSSATGRDARISTSSPIATSSIMHGSPQSDDSSQHSDSGILLKENASNGGLSYNRSRPVDSGIYSQFISTMCSVAKDPYPRIATIGRRALSLIGVEQVVMKNSRFNSGGTHQGETSAPPSNFGMARSSSWFDMNSGNFSIAFRTPPVSPPQHDYLTGLRRVCSMEFKPHPMNSPEGLAGPLLSSVAAPSNAELSILPQSTIYNWSCGHFSRPLLTGSDDNEEANARREEREQIALGCIAKCQRSSACKMTSQIASWDTRFETGTKAALLLPFSPIVIAADENEQIRVWNYDDALPVNSFQNHKLSERGLSKLLLINELDESLLLAASSDGNVRIWKNFTQSGGQKLVTAFSSVQGHRAAGRSIVIDWQQQSGYLYASGDMSSILIWDLDKEQLLNTIQSSGDSAISALSASQVRSGHFAAGFTDGSVRIFDVRSPDRLIYMARPHAPRTEKVVGIGFQPGFDPYKIVSASQAGDIQFLDVRRAAEPYLTIEAHRGSLTALAVHRHAPVVASGSAKQMIKVFSLEGEQLTIIRYQPSFMGQRIGSVNCLSFHLYKSLLAAGAGDNALVSIYAEENYK comes from the exons ATGGCATTGGGAGATCTCATGGCCTCCAGGCTCGTCCGCTCCTCGTCctctccgtcgccgtcgccggccgcgcccccggcgccgctgccgaaccaccaccacaaccacgtcACGGATGACCTCCCCGTCGCCAACGGGCCGGAGCCCAGGAATGGGCTGGAGCCCGCCGAGGTGGAGAAGCCGGAGCCCGTGGCGTACCTGCCCCATGTGGTGGTGCTGTGCGAGCAGCGCCACGAGGCGCTCGacgaggccgcggccgccgccgccgggccctccaccaccggcctcGTCTCCAAGTGGCGCCCAAAGGACCGG ATGAAGACTGGATGTGTTGCACTTGTACTATGTTTAAACATAAGTGTTGATCCACCAGATGTAATTAAAATTTCCCCTTGTGCAAGAATGGAGTGCTGGATAG aTCCATTTTCTATGGCACCTCCTAAAGCCCTTGAAAATATCGGAAAAACATTGCACTCACAGTATGAGCGCTGGCAACCTAAG GCTCGTTACAAGCTTCAGCTAGATCCAACAGTGGAGGAAGTGAAGAAGCTTTGTAATACTTGCCGCAAGTATGCCAGATCAGAGAGAGTACTTTTCCATTACAATGGCCATGGTGTCCCAAAGCCTACAGCTAATGGTGAGATTTGGGTGTTTAACAAG AGTTACACACAGTATATTCCCCTTCCGATTACTGATCTTGATTCATGGCTAAAAACACCTTCCATTTATGTTTTTGACTGCTCAGCAGCTGGAATTATTGTGAAAGCTTTTCTAGAG CGCCTAGACTGGAGTTCTAGCTCCTCTGCATCTTCACAGAAGGATTGCATTCTTCTTGCTGCCTGCGAAGCACATCAAACACTTCCTCAGAGTGCAGAATTTCCTGCTGATGTGTTTACTGCTTGCCTTACAACACCCATCAAGATGGCATTGCACTg GTTTTGTAAACGATCATTACTCCGTGGTTCTATGGATCATTCTCTTATCGACCAAATCCCCGGAAGGCAAAATGACCGTAAAACTCTTCTTGGAGAGCTGAATTGGATTTTCACTGCTATTACAGACACTATTGCCTGGAATGTTCTTCCTCATG ATCTGTTCCAAAGGCTTTTCAGGCAAGATCTTCTGGTTGCTAGTCTCTTTCGCAACTTCTTGCTTGCTGAGAGAATCATGCGATCTGCGAATTGTTCTCCAATTTCTTATCCATTGTTGCCACCGACACATCAACACCATATGTG GGACGCATGGGACATGGCTGCTGAGATTTGTCTTTCCAAGCTTCCTCAGTTAATTGCTGATCCAAATGCAGAGTTTCAG CCAAGCCCATTTTTTACGGAACAGCTGACGGCTTTTGAAGTGTGGCTTGATCATGGTTCTGAGGACAAGAAGCCCCCTGAACAGTTACCTATAGTTCTTCAG GTCCTGCTTAGTCAATCACATAGATTTAGAGCACTTGTTCTGCTTGGAAGGTTTCTTGACATGGGACCATGGGCAGTTGATTTG GCCCTGTCTGTTGGAATCTTCCCTTATGTGCTCAAACTGCTTCAAACAAGTGCAATGGAGTTGCGTCAAATTCTTGTGTTCATATGGACAAAAATTCTCTCTCTTGATAAG TCGTGCCAGGTTGACTTGGTTAAAGATGGAGGACATGCATATTTTATCAGGTTTCTCGACAGTTTGGATGCTTACCCAGAGCAGCGTGCAATGGCTGCTTTTGTTTTAGCAGTTATTGTGGATGGGCATAGAAGGGGTCAAGAGGCCTGTATTAATGCAGGTCTTATAGATGTTTGCCTGAGACATCTGCAACCTGAAAATCCTCATGATGCACAGACAGAACCTTTGCTTTTGCAGTGGCTTTGTTTATGCCTTGGCAAACTCTGGGAAGATTTCCCTGAGGCTCGGTTACTTGGTCTGCAATCAAATGCACCAGAAATTGTAGCTTTTTTGTTAGCAGAGACACAACCTGAG GTCAGAGCTTCTGCTGTTTTTGCATTAGGGAATCTCCTGGATATGGGATCAACATCATTAAACGGTGTTGatgatgattctgatgatgacGAGAAATTAAAAGCTGAAATAAATGTCGTTCGAAGCCTTCTGCAGGTCTCTTCAGATGGTAGCCCCCTTGTTAGATCTGAGGTTGCTATAG cgCTTACTCGGTTTGCATTGGGTCACAATAAGTATCTCAAATCTGTTGCTGCTGAGTATTGGAAACCTCAAACCAATTCATTGCTGAAGTCGCTGCCGTCACTAGCCAATATAAGCAGTCCAAACAATGTCTACAGTTCCAACAACATTCGACAAGGCAGCAGTGGCCTTGCTTCTCATATTGGTCCTGTGCTAAGGGTTGGCAGTGATAGCAGTGCCACTGGCCGTGATGCAAGAATTTCTACGAGCAGCCCGATTGCAACAAGTAGTATCATGCATGGCTCTCCCCAGTCAGATGATTCTTCCCAACACTCTGATTCAGGCATATTACTGAAAGAGAATGCAAGTAATGGTGGTCTCAGCTACAACAGATCGAGACCTGTTGATAGTGGCATTTATTCTCAATTTATATCGACTATGTGTTCTGTTGCTAAAGATCCTTACCCAAGAATTGCAACTATTGGTCGGAGAGCACTGTCCCTTATAGGTGTTGAGCAAGTGGTAATGAAAAATAGTAGATTTAACAGTGGAGGTACACATCAAGGAGAGACATCTGCACCTCCATCAAACTTTGGCATGGCACGCTCTTCTTCCTGGTTTGATATGAATTCTG GAAACTTCTCAATTGCATTTAGGACGCCTCCTGTTAGCCCCCCTCAGCATGATTATCTTACAGGATTACGCCGAGTGTGTTCTATGGAGTTCAAACCACATCCTATGAATTCACCTGAGGGCTTAGCTGGTCCCCTTTTAAGCTCTGTTGCGGCTCCCAGTAATGCTGAGCTAAGTATACTTCCCCAATCAACAATCTACAACTGGAGTTGTGGTCACTTCTCTAGGCCACTTTTAACTGGTTCTGACGATAATGAAGAAGCCAATGctagaagagaagagagagaacaaATTGCATTAGGTTGCATTGCTAAGTGCCAGCGATCCT CAGCTTGCAAGATGACAAGTCAAATTGCTAGTTGGGATACAAGGTTTGAGACGGGTACAAAAGCAGCATTATTGTTGCCATTCTCTCCAATCGTCATCGCAGCTGATGAAAATGAGCAAATAAG AGTGTGGAACTATGATGATGCGCTACCAGTGAACTCTTTTCAAAACCATAAGTTGTCCGAAAGAGGGCTATCTAAACTCTTGCTTATCAATGAGCTTGATGAGAGCTTGCTTTTAGCTGCCTCAA GTGATGGAAATGTACGTATATGGAAAAATTTTACTCAAAGTGGAGGACAAAAACTTGTAACTGCTTTCTCATCGGTTCAGGGTCATCGAGCTGCTGGTCGCAGTATTGTGATCGACTGGCAGCAGCAATCTGGTTATCTG TATGCATCTGGTGACATGTCTTCTATCCTGATATGGGATCTTGATAAAGAACAACTTCTCAACACCATTCAGTCATCTGGTGATAGTGCAATTTCTGCACTG TCTGCATCTCAGGTCCGCTCTGGACATTTTGCTGCTGGTTTTACTGATGGTTCTGTCAGGATATTTGATGTTCGTTCTCCTGATAG GCTCATCTATATGGCGAGGCCACATGCCCCAAGAACGGAAAAGGTTGTGGGCATAGGGTTTCAGCCTGGGTTTGATCCATACAAG ATTGTAAGTGCATCTCAAGCTGGAGACATTCAATTTCTTGATGTTAGAAGGGCAGCTGAGCCCTACCTGACTATTGAGGCACACAGGGGTTCCCTTACAGCCTTAGCTGTTCATCGGCATGCCCCAGTTGTTGCAAGTGGCTCAGCCAAGCAGATGATTAAAGTGTTCAGTCTTGAAGGAGAGCAGTTGACGATAATTCGGTACCAGCCGTCATTTATGGGCCAAAGAATAGGCAGCGTAAACTGCCTTTCGTTCCACCTGTACAAGTCACTCTTGGCCGCTGGTGCTGGTGATAATGCTCTAGTCTCCATCTATGCTGAGGAAAATTACAAGTAA
- the LOC117866866 gene encoding regulatory-associated protein of TOR 1 isoform X1 gives MALGDLMASRLVRSSSSPSPSPAAPPAPLPNHHHNHVTDDLPVANGPEPRNGLEPAEVEKPEPVAYLPHVVVLCEQRHEALDEAAAAAAGPSTTGLVSKWRPKDRMKTGCVALVLCLNISVDPPDVIKISPCARMECWIDPFSMAPPKALENIGKTLHSQYERWQPKARYKLQLDPTVEEVKKLCNTCRKYARSERVLFHYNGHGVPKPTANGEIWVFNKSYTQYIPLPITDLDSWLKTPSIYVFDCSAAGIIVKAFLERLDWSSSSSASSQKDCILLAACEAHQTLPQSAEFPADVFTACLTTPIKMALHWFCKRSLLRGSMDHSLIDQIPGRQNDRKTLLGELNWIFTAITDTIAWNVLPHDLFQRLFRQDLLVASLFRNFLLAERIMRSANCSPISYPLLPPTHQHHMWDAWDMAAEICLSKLPQLIADPNAEFQPSPFFTEQLTAFEVWLDHGSEDKKPPEQLPIVLQVLLSQSHRFRALVLLGRFLDMGPWAVDLALSVGIFPYVLKLLQTSAMELRQILVFIWTKILSLDKSCQVDLVKDGGHAYFIRFLDSLDAYPEQRAMAAFVLAVIVDGHRRGQEACINAGLIDVCLRHLQPENPHDAQTEPLLLQWLCLCLGKLWEDFPEARLLGLQSNAPEIVAFLLAETQPEVRASAVFALGNLLDMGSTSLNGVDDDSDDDEKLKAEINVVRSLLQVSSDGSPLVRSEVAIALTRFALGHNKYLKSVAAEYWKPQTNSLLKSLPSLANISSPNNVYSSNNIRQGSSGLASHIGPVLRVGSDSSATGRDARISTSSPIATSSIMHGSPQSDDSSQHSDSGILLKENASNGGLSYNRSRPVDSGIYSQFISTMCSVAKDPYPRIATIGRRALSLIGVEQVVMKNSRFNSGGTHQGETSAPPSNFGMARSSSWFDMNSGNFSIAFRTPPVSPPQHDYLTGLRRVCSMEFKPHPMNSPEGLAGPLLSSVAAPSNAELSILPQSTIYNWSCGHFSRPLLTGSDDNEEANARREEREQIALGCIAKCQRSSACKMTSQIASWDTRFETGTKAALLLPFSPIVIAADENEQIRVWNYDDALPVNSFQNHKLSERGLSKLLLINELDESLLLAASSMPLFSMFFLLYLSSAIALSNFHVAGDGNVRIWKNFTQSGGQKLVTAFSSVQGHRAAGRSIVIDWQQQSGYLYASGDMSSILIWDLDKEQLLNTIQSSGDSAISALSASQVRSGHFAAGFTDGSVRIFDVRSPDRLIYMARPHAPRTEKVVGIGFQPGFDPYKIVSASQAGDIQFLDVRRAAEPYLTIEAHRGSLTALAVHRHAPVVASGSAKQMIKVFSLEGEQLTIIRYQPSFMGQRIGSVNCLSFHLYKSLLAAGAGDNALVSIYAEENYK, from the exons ATGGCATTGGGAGATCTCATGGCCTCCAGGCTCGTCCGCTCCTCGTCctctccgtcgccgtcgccggccgcgcccccggcgccgctgccgaaccaccaccacaaccacgtcACGGATGACCTCCCCGTCGCCAACGGGCCGGAGCCCAGGAATGGGCTGGAGCCCGCCGAGGTGGAGAAGCCGGAGCCCGTGGCGTACCTGCCCCATGTGGTGGTGCTGTGCGAGCAGCGCCACGAGGCGCTCGacgaggccgcggccgccgccgccgggccctccaccaccggcctcGTCTCCAAGTGGCGCCCAAAGGACCGG ATGAAGACTGGATGTGTTGCACTTGTACTATGTTTAAACATAAGTGTTGATCCACCAGATGTAATTAAAATTTCCCCTTGTGCAAGAATGGAGTGCTGGATAG aTCCATTTTCTATGGCACCTCCTAAAGCCCTTGAAAATATCGGAAAAACATTGCACTCACAGTATGAGCGCTGGCAACCTAAG GCTCGTTACAAGCTTCAGCTAGATCCAACAGTGGAGGAAGTGAAGAAGCTTTGTAATACTTGCCGCAAGTATGCCAGATCAGAGAGAGTACTTTTCCATTACAATGGCCATGGTGTCCCAAAGCCTACAGCTAATGGTGAGATTTGGGTGTTTAACAAG AGTTACACACAGTATATTCCCCTTCCGATTACTGATCTTGATTCATGGCTAAAAACACCTTCCATTTATGTTTTTGACTGCTCAGCAGCTGGAATTATTGTGAAAGCTTTTCTAGAG CGCCTAGACTGGAGTTCTAGCTCCTCTGCATCTTCACAGAAGGATTGCATTCTTCTTGCTGCCTGCGAAGCACATCAAACACTTCCTCAGAGTGCAGAATTTCCTGCTGATGTGTTTACTGCTTGCCTTACAACACCCATCAAGATGGCATTGCACTg GTTTTGTAAACGATCATTACTCCGTGGTTCTATGGATCATTCTCTTATCGACCAAATCCCCGGAAGGCAAAATGACCGTAAAACTCTTCTTGGAGAGCTGAATTGGATTTTCACTGCTATTACAGACACTATTGCCTGGAATGTTCTTCCTCATG ATCTGTTCCAAAGGCTTTTCAGGCAAGATCTTCTGGTTGCTAGTCTCTTTCGCAACTTCTTGCTTGCTGAGAGAATCATGCGATCTGCGAATTGTTCTCCAATTTCTTATCCATTGTTGCCACCGACACATCAACACCATATGTG GGACGCATGGGACATGGCTGCTGAGATTTGTCTTTCCAAGCTTCCTCAGTTAATTGCTGATCCAAATGCAGAGTTTCAG CCAAGCCCATTTTTTACGGAACAGCTGACGGCTTTTGAAGTGTGGCTTGATCATGGTTCTGAGGACAAGAAGCCCCCTGAACAGTTACCTATAGTTCTTCAG GTCCTGCTTAGTCAATCACATAGATTTAGAGCACTTGTTCTGCTTGGAAGGTTTCTTGACATGGGACCATGGGCAGTTGATTTG GCCCTGTCTGTTGGAATCTTCCCTTATGTGCTCAAACTGCTTCAAACAAGTGCAATGGAGTTGCGTCAAATTCTTGTGTTCATATGGACAAAAATTCTCTCTCTTGATAAG TCGTGCCAGGTTGACTTGGTTAAAGATGGAGGACATGCATATTTTATCAGGTTTCTCGACAGTTTGGATGCTTACCCAGAGCAGCGTGCAATGGCTGCTTTTGTTTTAGCAGTTATTGTGGATGGGCATAGAAGGGGTCAAGAGGCCTGTATTAATGCAGGTCTTATAGATGTTTGCCTGAGACATCTGCAACCTGAAAATCCTCATGATGCACAGACAGAACCTTTGCTTTTGCAGTGGCTTTGTTTATGCCTTGGCAAACTCTGGGAAGATTTCCCTGAGGCTCGGTTACTTGGTCTGCAATCAAATGCACCAGAAATTGTAGCTTTTTTGTTAGCAGAGACACAACCTGAG GTCAGAGCTTCTGCTGTTTTTGCATTAGGGAATCTCCTGGATATGGGATCAACATCATTAAACGGTGTTGatgatgattctgatgatgacGAGAAATTAAAAGCTGAAATAAATGTCGTTCGAAGCCTTCTGCAGGTCTCTTCAGATGGTAGCCCCCTTGTTAGATCTGAGGTTGCTATAG cgCTTACTCGGTTTGCATTGGGTCACAATAAGTATCTCAAATCTGTTGCTGCTGAGTATTGGAAACCTCAAACCAATTCATTGCTGAAGTCGCTGCCGTCACTAGCCAATATAAGCAGTCCAAACAATGTCTACAGTTCCAACAACATTCGACAAGGCAGCAGTGGCCTTGCTTCTCATATTGGTCCTGTGCTAAGGGTTGGCAGTGATAGCAGTGCCACTGGCCGTGATGCAAGAATTTCTACGAGCAGCCCGATTGCAACAAGTAGTATCATGCATGGCTCTCCCCAGTCAGATGATTCTTCCCAACACTCTGATTCAGGCATATTACTGAAAGAGAATGCAAGTAATGGTGGTCTCAGCTACAACAGATCGAGACCTGTTGATAGTGGCATTTATTCTCAATTTATATCGACTATGTGTTCTGTTGCTAAAGATCCTTACCCAAGAATTGCAACTATTGGTCGGAGAGCACTGTCCCTTATAGGTGTTGAGCAAGTGGTAATGAAAAATAGTAGATTTAACAGTGGAGGTACACATCAAGGAGAGACATCTGCACCTCCATCAAACTTTGGCATGGCACGCTCTTCTTCCTGGTTTGATATGAATTCTG GAAACTTCTCAATTGCATTTAGGACGCCTCCTGTTAGCCCCCCTCAGCATGATTATCTTACAGGATTACGCCGAGTGTGTTCTATGGAGTTCAAACCACATCCTATGAATTCACCTGAGGGCTTAGCTGGTCCCCTTTTAAGCTCTGTTGCGGCTCCCAGTAATGCTGAGCTAAGTATACTTCCCCAATCAACAATCTACAACTGGAGTTGTGGTCACTTCTCTAGGCCACTTTTAACTGGTTCTGACGATAATGAAGAAGCCAATGctagaagagaagagagagaacaaATTGCATTAGGTTGCATTGCTAAGTGCCAGCGATCCT CAGCTTGCAAGATGACAAGTCAAATTGCTAGTTGGGATACAAGGTTTGAGACGGGTACAAAAGCAGCATTATTGTTGCCATTCTCTCCAATCGTCATCGCAGCTGATGAAAATGAGCAAATAAG AGTGTGGAACTATGATGATGCGCTACCAGTGAACTCTTTTCAAAACCATAAGTTGTCCGAAAGAGGGCTATCTAAACTCTTGCTTATCAATGAGCTTGATGAGAGCTTGCTTTTAGCTGCCTCAAGTATGCCTCTCTTCTCTATGTTTTTCCTTTTATACTTATCTTCTGCCATTGCACTATCTAATTTTCATGTTGCAGGTGATGGAAATGTACGTATATGGAAAAATTTTACTCAAAGTGGAGGACAAAAACTTGTAACTGCTTTCTCATCGGTTCAGGGTCATCGAGCTGCTGGTCGCAGTATTGTGATCGACTGGCAGCAGCAATCTGGTTATCTG TATGCATCTGGTGACATGTCTTCTATCCTGATATGGGATCTTGATAAAGAACAACTTCTCAACACCATTCAGTCATCTGGTGATAGTGCAATTTCTGCACTG TCTGCATCTCAGGTCCGCTCTGGACATTTTGCTGCTGGTTTTACTGATGGTTCTGTCAGGATATTTGATGTTCGTTCTCCTGATAG GCTCATCTATATGGCGAGGCCACATGCCCCAAGAACGGAAAAGGTTGTGGGCATAGGGTTTCAGCCTGGGTTTGATCCATACAAG ATTGTAAGTGCATCTCAAGCTGGAGACATTCAATTTCTTGATGTTAGAAGGGCAGCTGAGCCCTACCTGACTATTGAGGCACACAGGGGTTCCCTTACAGCCTTAGCTGTTCATCGGCATGCCCCAGTTGTTGCAAGTGGCTCAGCCAAGCAGATGATTAAAGTGTTCAGTCTTGAAGGAGAGCAGTTGACGATAATTCGGTACCAGCCGTCATTTATGGGCCAAAGAATAGGCAGCGTAAACTGCCTTTCGTTCCACCTGTACAAGTCACTCTTGGCCGCTGGTGCTGGTGATAATGCTCTAGTCTCCATCTATGCTGAGGAAAATTACAAGTAA